GAGCTGGTTGGAAAGATGCCAAATTACTGTCCATGGATGTCTAACTACTAACTGCTAACACTAAGACAGATCAAATCCTAGCAAGAAAAAGGGATTTGGGTGCCACGTTTTAAGCAGCTGGAAATTGTTTAGCTTGAGAAGTAATTTTAATCACTGGAAGTAATTTTCATCTCAGGGCTTACTGatgaataagctcaccttttctggttctttctaCATTCTGTCTGGCTTGTTCAGTTCAGCTGTTTTGGCTAAAAATCCTCTCTCAGCTGACAAATTCAACCCGTCTTTTCTCAGCTTTTCTCTGAAGTACTCTGCTTGGTTTCAAGCTCactctggcaatttgttttaatcttttgagtCCTTCCTATTCTCTAACTTCAACTGCTCtactgacctgcactgaactatACAAACTCAATTATACCGCACTGCACTGGACTCATTCTACTGTGTTCCAACTGACTGAACTCAACTGAATTTCACTTGATTGCTTGAACTCAACTGAATGACCTCCATCAATTATATAGAACTTTCAAACATCACTGCTTTCTTCTAAAACTAAccttttattgtttgggattaaaggtgtgtgtactaaccgtgtgtctgtattccagccagattacACTGTAATCTTGGGCATGTTAGCATTTCAACTGGATCACATGGACAGAAGCTCTTTGGATGTGATGTCTTGCCAGAGCAGTCATGAACtagtggaaatatttttaaaaattataaagcatatataaaaatgtctatggcatttgaaaaatgttttctaaggaaCAGAATATTATATCACCCTAACATAACACCTGATGTTTCACAATTAATTCTGTCATACCATAAtccagaaataataaattaattttaattgttttacaaatTATTCTAAATGTGCCATAGTACTCATCTGATGCTATTGTTATTTATCAATGTTGCTGAATGTGTagatcttttattttgtgttatttctgaagagtatttcaatttatgaatatagcttaatttatattttttagtgTATTTTGAGTATGCCTTCTTGTAATTCaatggatttattttattctagacCCTGTAAAACAGATGCATACAAGTACATAAACATAGGCATATTAAGCATGAACTAATTATTCACATGTAGATAAGCTATGGGTCTATTATAGTATGAACATTTTAGAATATCTACTTGTtgcctttcttgtttctgttttaaattgtCAACTCTTGTGTACTGAAGTTTTCGATTTTGTtcttaataacattttaaatatttggaaagCTTTCTTTACTCTAAAGTATCAGCATAAACTAGCCACGTAACATTTGGATTTTATTCCTTATAGACATTTGTGgtactagtttttaaaaatattaaaacttgataaataatacaaaaaacaGAGGGTTAAATTGTATTTTGatttcaaaacacattttgttGAATTAGAATGAACCATATCAATACTTAGGCTAAATCTTACCAATTTTTCTTTGCTAAATAATTTATGTTAAATAGCTTACTTTCTAAATGACTTCCTATTTTATGCAGAAAATTAAAGATCTTTGAGAAAAATGCATCAAGGAAAagattttattagtattttatgCAGAAAATTAAAGATCTTTGAGAAAAATGCATCAAGGAAAAGATTTTATTAGTAATGTGATCGCAGAAGTGTGAGATAAAAACTTAATCTGTCTATGACAGGGTCTATGGAGGGTAAgtgtaatgatttttaaaaaaaacatacatgaacTATAGTGTTTCATAATCTATGATATTTTATGTAAACTTTCCAAGGAAACAGATTCCTAAGATGGTCCCACAATTGTTCCTGCAGTACCAGGTGTCTTCACTGCAtaaacattaatatatattttaaaaatgttcatagtGCAGCAGTTTATGGCTTGATTACCATAATTCATTTGAGATTTTTGGTCTTAAAACATTGCATCATGAGGCTATAAACCTGAATTTACCCATGATAGCTCTTCATAGTTCTAATTAAGAAATATCCTTCTAGATATAAAATTTTCCTTGATATGTAAATTATTATCTTACATTGATTGAAATCTTATCATAGAGTTCAAACTTTTGTTTTACCTTTAGCTTTGACATTTTATAAATGGATTTTCTATTGTAATTATATTAATCACATTTTTCTTGCCTCTAGTTTTGCTGGTATATTTTTATGGTataatcttatttaattttaattcacaaTGACTAGTATAAAATGTATTGTTTGGTTTTAATTAaacattactttttcttttacaatatGAAGtttaaacaacaaccaaaaagccCCATATTTATAAACCATGTTCCCATATTTATAAACTATAGTTTCCAATGGGATCTTGATTTTCATTTGAAGACTTTATTTTattagtaatatttttaattcttttgaattggaaagagaaaaaagaggtttTTATATAGAAATTTTTATGAAGACAGTGACTTAAGCTTTCTGCACATTTCTGCTGTTTGATAATCTCATGTCTCATGGTTGACACAGTATGAAAGGTGTGCACCTGAATATTGAGGTATTAAGTGGGGATTCTGAGTCCATGGGTGAGAGTTCGCTTAAGGGcctcttttacttctttgtttcttaGGCTGTAGATCAATGGGTTGAGCATAGGAATGACTAGTGTATAAAACACAGAGGCCATTTTATCAATTTCAAAAGTGTGGCTGGATTTGGGTTGCAGGTAAATAAACAGCAGTGTTCCGTAGAACACAACCACTACTGTCAGATGAGAGCTGCATGTAGAGAAGGCTTTGGACCGCCCCTCCCTGGAGTTCATCCTGAGAATTGCCACAAAGATAAACATGTAAGATATGAGTAcaatgaggagggaggagagtaaATTGCAgcctgagaaaattaaaataatcagttCTAATTCATGTGTGTCGGAACAGAGCAGAGATATCAGAGGAACACAGTCACAATAAAAGTAACTGATGACATTGGAGTCACAAAAGGACAGTGTGAATAACTTAACTGTGAGAAGTAAGGATACAAATATGCTGTAGAGATAGGGAACCAGTACCAGCCCCCAACGTacttttcctgccatgatgatcacaTAGAGGAGAGGTTTGCAGATGGCTACGTAGCGGTCATACGCCATGGCTGAGAGGATAAACAGTTCAGTaatgataaaaatttcaaagaatgtcAGTTGTACAGCACACTCCGTGTAGGAAATTATATTCTGCTGCATAACAAAATTTACCATCATTTTTGGACCAATAACTGTAGAGTAACCAAGATCCGTGATTGATAAATGTCTCAGGAAAAAGTACATAGGAGTATGTAGTTTCGAGTCTAAGTGAGTTAGAACAACCATGCCCAGGTTGCCCATCAgtgtgaccaaatatatggttAAAAATAGTCCAAAGAGTGGTGCCTTGAGGTCTGGGTTGTTGGTGAGTCCCAAGAGAATAAATTCAGTAACTTGGGTCCTTGAAGTGTGGTTGAATTTCCCCATTTGGTTCAATAGTGCCAATCTGTGCAGGAAGTAAGTTTAATATAAGTTATTTCTAAAGTGCTGGATGTCAGAGAATTTATAGCATGAAGTGCAAGATATTGATTCTTCACCTAGACCAGTTCTGCTCCATTCaggagaaatatagaaaaaaatcatttataacTGTCAAAACTATGATAGACTGggctttaaaaggggaagaataaTAGAACAGTATTAAAttgtttagattttgttttcatgtttcgttttatgttttgagactgggtcttggTCAGAGAAGTCTAAAATTTGTATCAACAGAATCTACCTCCACATCAACAGAATCTTCTGTAACTTTGTCTAGCTTCAAATTAACTATGTAGTTAAGAAGGGCCCAGAACTTCTGATCCTGTAGTTTGTGCCTGCAAGAGCTGAGAGTACTATTCAACAATAAGTACTCATTGTCATAAGAGAAACGATATCTACTTCACTTGTTGTCAagttttttaattatgtaaaaaagtttcttattttatttctcctttttaaattttcaagttttaaagcacattaaacacacatatatttatgatatagacatagatataggtgagatatctatatccatgtgtacatatatagatatagcctatatcatacatatataatatgtttatatgtgttgaAGATATAGATTGATATAAATAAtgggaaatcttttttttcttctaaatcttAAAGAAACAACTAGAAATACTTTACACACTATTGTTGACAGTCACACCGCAGTTAGAACATCTCTGGTTATGGATGAATATACATACTACCTTGTTTACTAAAGGGCAAAACCTAATTCTAGAGGCTTATTTCAGAATATCCTAACATCTCAGTTTGATTTTTTGACCCTTCTGTGTTCTTTATGTCAAATCACTATTTCTTATGACCCCTGAATTGTACATCTCTCTTCTGTGAAAGCATGGTCCTGAATATCCTGATTGTTCTAAAGAGACTAGTAGAAAGAATACAAAttcaggagaaaaaggaaaaactttatGTGCTGGATATTCTTAAATCTCCTTCTAGACCAGAACTCATGTCATCCTCTCAGTACACTAGGAAGTAGGAAGTTATCTCTTTCACACTCAAATAGGATTCAAGTAAACTGAGGCTTAGAGGctgcaataattaaaaaaaaaaggatcactTTTATATAAATGGCAGAGTTAAGATCCAGATAACTCATCTAACATATGAATATAGTCTTACAAACATTATATCATGCTACCTCTTCAGGAAAGTTTGCCTGAGTAACCATGGGATATGAGGCAGAGGTAAACCCAGATGGTTAATGACAGAAAATGATTCTTGTTAAAGTGGATGGCTGAGGAGCAAGGCAGTGTATTTAAAATGGCCATTATGACTAATGAACAGAGACTATTAGAAACTGCATAAAAGGTCTTCCCTGGGACTAATGCTATTAGGCTTTTGGTAATAACTGagtttgtctttaaaaaccatCAGAGCTCACCATTCCTTCTTACCTATGTGGAGATCTTGCTTAGGAGTCCTGTGACCTTAGTTTGTAACAGAATGGATTTAAGTTCCTTTCTGTTCTCATGGGACTCACTGTATTGCAGTTCAAATGAGAATGGATAAACAAATTGCATGCGATTTCCTTTGGGATGGTAGGTGTCTTGTGCATCTACTAATTATTCTTTGAATATTAGGAAAAGCAAAATACTTCATGCCTTAGGCTAATGAAACATATGGGCCCTTCTGTATCATTAAATGTTGAAAATCACAAATTTATAAACTTTATGAGCATCTTAAACTGTTAACATGATAGTTATCAATTTTACTACTCTTTTACAAACCACAAATAAAAGGaatgatacatttatatattacagataaataaatatgaattgaTTTGGAAAAATATCCTGTGAGACACAATGTTTCTAATAAGAAATCCATAGTAAATAGAATACTAAATCATGGAgcatatatttataacatatttaATCTATGTCTTATTTCCAGAGAACTGGTTTTGATACATCTCCAGGTATTTTCACTTATATATCTCTTCCAGAAATTACTTAAGCTATATAGGCCTGTagaattatatttctttaaaaaatactttggaaAAAGATACTCCAGTCAAATGATTCTTCCTATGTTATTCTGTCTGATATAATATCCTTTCACTAGAATGGACCTATAAATTAAGCTTGTGCTAGGAAAATAGCCCTCCTCAGACTACTGAGGTTAGTTAGTTTCTCATTTAAGCTACTTAATTATATCAAATTTTTAATGAAGAAGAATCAGTCATTTccttcaaattattattttaaagacaaaaatgtagGTAATTCTTTACCTTCAGTTTAAGTGTCAATGTTACTCTTAAaatgaaatcactcactgataCAACAATGGTAATAATCTGTAGGCTAATATCCTTTAACACAGTGTAAAATTTACAACAAAATTCTAGCAAGTGCTGGGAAATGACTCAGTGAGTGAAATgaaagtgcttgctgagcaagtgTGACAATCTGGGATTAATACCAAGGAACTACATTAAAATCAGTACATCTCTGAATTAAATGTCCAGAACTGAGAGAAGTTCTGACTCTGATCTCCTGCAATATCAGTGCTGCttctgaaaggcagagaaaggaggatcaCAGGCACTCACAGGCTAGCTAGCTTACCATGTACAGCCATGGCCATAAAAAGAGCCTTTCTTAAatacactgaaacacacacacacactcacacacacacacacacacacacacacacacacacacacacacacacacacacacacacacacgcacacacacacacacacacacacacaagttaataaattaattcaaatgtcacccattattttttttcattttcttagacatattaaaaattttaattaccaATACATGGTGATCAAATTCATAACCTTTTATTTACAGTGAAATGTTAAATTTAATATCATACATAGTGTCTGGTCAGTTGGGAgtatcattattttgttttattttactgattAAAAAGAAGCCTTTGTATTGGGCTCATTACaaacattcatttttcatttgaacTTACAATAATAAATTAAGTATGCAAACATTACCTATTCATTTCTCATTGTCAACTATTGAAGAAGAGAATAatttacttgatttttaacaGCACATATTACACATATAGTCACATTAgatttccttatattttctttgtattactCAACAATTTCAAAGCAATAGTATTTtgtaataaatgtaattttgcagTTAAGGTTAATTACATAGTGATATTGAACAACATGAAATACTCTCATGATCTGACAATCCATTCCTTCTGATATTGATGAACGTTTTATAGCAAATAGGCACCAGGACTGTGACAATATTGATCAATGGATCTggtgtttctattttcttgtatctgaAAAAATGTTCTACCATGTACATTTCTATTAGTTGACTTTTTGTCTCCagaaaaataattgtaataagtaaaatataagaaaaatataagtaaTTCAATTGTAGTAAATCAGTTGAAAACATAACAGTTTAAATTGGTATTCCATATGTGGCAATTCTGTGTTTGATTTCTCCTCTTCAGGCAGTTAGTTCATGAGGACAATGAGTGTTCTAGTTTTATAATGTTTAGACAGAAATGGATATATTGGTCTGTGTTCTGTTGGAAGCACTGGCTTATGTTTGACTCTCCCAGCAGTCTGCCAAAACAGCTCCATTCTTCACTGCTAGACTGTCAATCCCCTTGATACTACATGCAAGATACACTTAACTAGGGAAGATCCCTTGATCCCTAAGAATCAGGGAAAAAAGATGgagtgtttcttttctgctgtatatatatatatatatccagtaaCTTGGATTTAAATTAAGCCAGAAACTGTAGTggcaatagaaacagaaaaaaacagtGAATATAAGTGAACTCAAACGCagaatatacagaaatatatacactATACAGAAAACCTATTTACTCAGCTGGAAAATAGTTCTTCCAAAATAGCCAATGATCACTGAAAAAGTATGGACATTCCTCACTACTCAAGGGCCATGGAAAGCCAACCTAAGTTGGAATGACAACTTTTCCCTGAGTGTTGAATCACTGAACGTGTACACATTTCATGTTTATAGTGTCATTCGGTATTTAGAGAATAGAATGCAAAGTGTTATATTTTTATCAACAAGGGAATTAGAGATATCAGGCAGATTATAAGGTGAATGTGTATTCTATTATAACATGACACAGGAGTGGGATCAGTACCTCAAACCCTGTACCCATTTGGccttcagtttctctgtgtgccaCTACCACATCCTGGATTAAACTTTAGCTAGTCCTTCCCTAACTGATAACATCTTTCTACATCATCACCCTTAATCACTTTCATCACTAAGTGACTGCTTTCACTAAAGTAATTGCAACCCCTCACTCCTTACTTCCTAAGTGGCCTCTTTCTACATTTCAGAAACTGTCCAGATGGAATTTGGCTACTGGGGactacaatatttttaaatcacaaaatttcattttgtaaaagaTGATTTGTTTTATATGCTTCCTAgattttttctcatttcaatgTGCACAGTGGCCCAGCATAAAAGAACAGCATGGTGCTAATTAGTCTTAAGGTCATGTGGAGTTCTGTCTTTCCTGTCACACCAATTGCAAATATTCTTATTATTCATGGACTTCACAACAAATGAGGGGGTCTGATGTAGtgagcttaattttttttttttacagtctaaaCTTAGAACCCGATGGCTTTTCTCTTTATAAGCTCAGGAGTTTACAGAATTTCTATT
The DNA window shown above is from Rattus rattus isolate New Zealand chromosome 5, Rrattus_CSIRO_v1, whole genome shotgun sequence and carries:
- the LOC116900281 gene encoding olfactory receptor 8K1-like, yielding MGKFNHTSRTQVTEFILLGLTNNPDLKAPLFGLFLTIYLVTLMGNLGMVVLTHLDSKLHTPMYFFLRHLSITDLGYSTVIGPKMMVNFVMQQNIISYTECAVQLTFFEIFIITELFILSAMAYDRYVAICKPLLYVIIMAGKVRWGLVLVPYLYSIFVSLLLTVKLFTLSFCDSNVISYFYCDCVPLISLLCSDTHELELIILIFSGCNLLSSLLIVLISYMFIFVAILRMNSREGRSKAFSTCSSHLTVVVVFYGTLLFIYLQPKSSHTFEIDKMASVFYTLVIPMLNPLIYSLRNKEVKEALKRTLTHGLRIPT